Proteins encoded in a region of the Mucilaginibacter sabulilitoris genome:
- a CDS encoding ABC transporter ATP-binding protein, whose protein sequence is MKTNRPPKNTISNQVTLKERFDALRNLPAFFKLVWQTSRWMTIVNAVLRITRSAMPLGLLYVGKLIIDQVVTISHAPVKDMTYLWELVGLEFALAILTDTLSRAVTLMDSLLGDLFSNHTSVKIMEHAATLDLDQFEDSVFYDKLERARQQTVGRTILLSQVMSQVQDLITMGFLAVGLMTFNPWLIVLLLIAIIPAFLGESYFNDQSYALTRGQTPERRELDYIRYLGASDETAKEVKIFDLSGFIIDRFRYLSNKFYSDNKVLAIRRSLWGTFFAVLGSLGYYVAYVVIIIRTVNGSVTIGELAFLAGSFRQLRTLLEGILTRFTAVSQGAIYLRDFFEFFDIVPKIKQAANALPFPKNIQQGFAFENVGFRYVNADKWANRHLNFTLYPGEKLALVGENGAGKTTLVKLLARLYDPTEGRILLDGIDLRQYDLADLRLNVGIIFQDYLRYQMTFAQNIAVGKISEQDNRSLIENSARQSLADVLAAKLPGAYDQQLGKRFADGVELSGGEWQKVALARAYMRDAQLLILDEPTSALDARAEYNVFERFAELTKGKSAVLISHRFSTVRMADRILVLEKGELVEIGSHEELLLKGGRYAELFDLQAAGYR, encoded by the coding sequence TTGAAAACGAACCGCCCGCCCAAAAATACCATCAGTAATCAAGTAACTTTAAAGGAGCGTTTTGACGCGCTGCGCAATTTGCCCGCCTTTTTTAAATTGGTTTGGCAAACCAGCCGCTGGATGACAATTGTTAACGCCGTATTGCGCATAACCCGTTCGGCCATGCCGCTGGGTTTGCTGTATGTGGGTAAACTAATCATTGATCAGGTGGTCACCATAAGCCATGCCCCGGTTAAGGACATGACTTACCTTTGGGAGCTGGTGGGCCTGGAATTTGCCCTGGCCATATTAACTGATACACTTAGTCGTGCCGTTACCCTGATGGATAGCCTGCTTGGCGATTTGTTCAGCAACCATACTTCGGTAAAAATAATGGAGCATGCGGCAACGCTTGATCTTGACCAGTTTGAGGATTCGGTATTTTATGATAAGCTCGAGCGCGCCCGCCAGCAAACTGTAGGGCGCACCATACTATTGTCGCAGGTAATGAGCCAGGTGCAGGATCTGATTACGATGGGTTTTCTGGCCGTTGGCCTTATGACCTTTAATCCCTGGCTTATTGTACTGCTGCTTATTGCCATTATTCCGGCTTTTTTAGGAGAGTCGTACTTTAACGATCAGAGTTACGCTCTAACCCGCGGGCAAACGCCCGAACGCCGTGAACTTGATTATATACGTTACCTGGGTGCCAGCGATGAAACCGCCAAAGAAGTAAAAATATTTGATCTTTCGGGTTTTATTATTGACCGCTTCAGGTACCTGTCAAATAAATTTTATAGCGATAACAAGGTGCTGGCCATCCGTCGCTCTTTGTGGGGGACTTTTTTTGCTGTACTTGGCAGTTTGGGTTATTATGTGGCTTATGTGGTTATCATCATCAGAACGGTGAACGGAAGTGTAACTATTGGTGAGCTGGCTTTTCTGGCCGGTTCATTCAGGCAACTGCGTACGCTGCTCGAAGGTATTTTAACGCGTTTTACTGCAGTATCACAGGGCGCCATTTATTTGCGCGACTTCTTTGAGTTTTTCGACATAGTACCTAAAATAAAACAGGCCGCAAACGCGCTGCCATTTCCCAAAAACATACAACAAGGTTTTGCCTTTGAAAATGTAGGTTTCAGGTATGTTAATGCTGATAAATGGGCCAACCGCCATTTAAATTTTACGCTTTATCCCGGTGAAAAGCTGGCATTGGTAGGTGAAAATGGCGCGGGCAAAACCACGCTGGTAAAATTACTCGCCCGTTTATATGACCCCACTGAAGGTCGGATATTGCTTGATGGCATCGACCTGCGCCAGTATGATCTGGCCGACCTGCGCCTTAATGTTGGTATTATTTTTCAGGACTATCTGCGATATCAGATGACCTTTGCGCAAAATATTGCAGTAGGTAAAATAAGTGAGCAGGATAACCGGTCATTAATAGAGAACTCAGCTCGGCAAAGTCTGGCCGATGTGCTGGCTGCAAAACTTCCGGGTGCTTATGACCAACAATTGGGCAAGCGATTTGCCGACGGGGTTGAACTATCTGGCGGCGAATGGCAAAAGGTGGCCCTGGCGCGAGCTTATATGCGCGATGCCCAGTTACTGATACTCGACGAACCAACTTCGGCTCTTGATGCCCGGGCCGAATACAATGTTTTTGAACGTTTTGCCGAATTAACAAAGGGTAAATCAGCTGTGCTGATATCGCATAGGTTTAGTACCGTGCGTATGGCCGACAGGATACTGGTGCTGGAGAAGGGCGAATTGGTTGAAATAGGAAGCCACGAGGAGCTGCTGCTTAAAGGCGGCCGCTACGCCGAATTGTTTGACCTGCAGGCAGCCGGATACAGATAA
- a CDS encoding BlaI/MecI/CopY family transcriptional regulator — MEKLSKQEEEAMQAVWQYGPGFIKDFLDQLEEPKPPYTTLASTVKNLERKAFLASEKMGNSLRYAPTIQEEEYKKRFMNGFVSDYFQNSYKDLVTFFANEKKISASDLQEIIKLIEKQ, encoded by the coding sequence ATGGAAAAACTATCTAAACAGGAAGAAGAAGCCATGCAGGCAGTTTGGCAATACGGCCCGGGTTTTATTAAGGATTTTTTGGACCAGCTGGAAGAACCTAAACCCCCATATACCACGCTGGCATCAACCGTTAAAAACCTTGAACGCAAAGCTTTTTTAGCAAGCGAAAAAATGGGCAACTCATTGCGTTATGCACCAACTATACAGGAAGAAGAATATAAAAAGCGGTTTATGAACGGCTTTGTAAGCGATTATTTTCAAAACTCTTATAAAGACCTGGTTACTTTTTTTGCCAACGAAAAAAAGATAAGTGCGAGCGATCTGCAGGAGATCATAAAACTGATTGAGAAACAATAA
- a CDS encoding DUF983 domain-containing protein has protein sequence MENNKYKLAAWPAIVHAKCPRCRRGDMFANSMYGFKGQKMNISCSHCGLVYEREPGYFYVAMFVSYALNVAEMVTLAVAISVLTGSRNPWLYVTVILSFAFILSPFNFRYSRVVLLHWLTPGLHYHPEMSQDKPQ, from the coding sequence ATGGAAAATAATAAATACAAATTGGCCGCCTGGCCTGCCATTGTGCACGCTAAATGCCCCCGTTGCCGACGCGGCGATATGTTTGCCAACAGTATGTACGGTTTCAAAGGGCAAAAAATGAATATCTCCTGCTCCCATTGCGGTTTGGTATATGAAAGAGAGCCCGGCTATTTTTATGTAGCTATGTTTGTGAGTTATGCCTTAAATGTAGCTGAAATGGTAACATTAGCAGTTGCCATAAGTGTTTTAACCGGCAGCAGAAATCCATGGTTGTATGTGACTGTCATATTAAGTTTTGCTTTTATATTATCGCCTTTCAACTTCAGGTATTCGCGTGTTGTATTGTTGCACTGGCTTACGCCTGGCTTGCACTACCATCCAGAAATGAGCCAGGACAAACCGCAGTAA
- a CDS encoding GNAT family N-acetyltransferase: protein MTTGIINIRNANEDDLLAILHIYNDAILNTTAVYSELPHTIEMRQAWFADKLNNGFPVLVAESAGKVTGFCTYGHFRAWPCYRYTVEHSVYVDPLFRGQGIGKLLLRPLINKAQQNGLHAMIAGIDSGNQVSYHLHQSLGFRQVAHFKEVGFKFDRWLDLLFMELLFDK from the coding sequence ATGACTACTGGTATAATCAACATCAGAAATGCGAATGAAGATGACCTTTTGGCCATATTGCACATTTATAATGATGCTATACTAAATACTACGGCAGTTTATAGCGAACTCCCGCATACTATTGAAATGCGACAGGCCTGGTTTGCGGATAAGCTTAACAATGGCTTCCCGGTGCTGGTTGCCGAATCTGCTGGTAAAGTAACCGGTTTTTGCACTTATGGGCACTTTAGGGCATGGCCATGCTATCGTTATACTGTAGAGCACTCTGTATATGTTGATCCTTTGTTTAGAGGACAGGGGATTGGTAAACTTTTACTCAGGCCGCTTATAAACAAAGCACAGCAAAATGGTTTACATGCTATGATAGCCGGTATTGACAGTGGAAACCAGGTAAGTTACCATTTGCATCAATCACTCGGTTTCAGGCAAGTGGCTCATTTTAAGGAGGTGGGGTTTAAATTTGATCGCTGGCTTGATCTGCTGTTTATGGAACTATTATTTGATAAATAA
- a CDS encoding SDR family oxidoreductase, which translates to MALKTTIITGATSGIGQETALALAKQGHALYLLVRNTPKGERLKQEITDKTGNKEIFVVRCDLTDLESVREAADELTQKLFAINTLINNAGGIFEERELNKNGFEMTLVTNHLGHFLLTTSLMPLLQKGQARIINVSSEAHKQAKPQFDDLQWEQSYSAMKAYGMSKLFNIYFAQSLAEKYAANGILAFSLHPGVVKTGFGANLKGFGRILLLVARPFMITPEQGAETSVFLATSPRLDQYNGAYFKKKKKAATSAIATDTESRNKLWAISEKLLSRYLVWPDVK; encoded by the coding sequence ATGGCTTTAAAAACAACCATTATCACCGGGGCAACCTCCGGAATAGGACAGGAAACCGCGTTGGCGCTTGCAAAGCAGGGGCACGCGCTTTATTTACTGGTGCGCAACACGCCTAAAGGCGAACGCCTAAAACAGGAAATTACCGATAAAACGGGTAACAAGGAGATTTTTGTAGTAAGATGTGATCTGACCGATTTGGAAAGCGTTCGCGAAGCGGCAGATGAGCTTACCCAAAAACTATTTGCTATAAATACCCTTATTAATAATGCGGGCGGCATTTTTGAAGAGCGTGAGCTAAACAAGAATGGTTTTGAAATGACCCTGGTTACCAACCATCTGGGGCATTTTTTACTAACCACCAGCCTGATGCCTTTATTACAAAAAGGGCAGGCACGTATTATTAATGTAAGTTCAGAAGCGCATAAACAGGCAAAACCCCAGTTTGATGACCTTCAGTGGGAGCAATCATACAGCGCTATGAAAGCTTATGGTATGAGCAAGCTCTTTAATATTTATTTTGCTCAATCACTTGCCGAAAAATATGCAGCTAATGGCATCCTTGCTTTCTCCTTGCATCCAGGCGTAGTTAAAACAGGTTTTGGGGCAAATCTTAAAGGATTTGGGAGAATATTGCTATTGGTTGCACGTCCATTTATGATAACTCCCGAACAGGGTGCCGAAACTTCTGTGTTCCTGGCTACGTCACCGCGGCTTGATCAATACAATGGCGCTTATTTCAAAAAGAAAAAGAAAGCAGCAACTTCGGCTATTGCAACTGATACCGAATCGCGCAATAAACTCTGGGCCATCAGCGAAAAACTGCTCTCAAGATACCTGGTTTGGCCTGATGTGAAATAA
- the accC gene encoding acetyl-CoA carboxylase biotin carboxylase subunit has translation MQKILIANRGEIALRVMRSAREMGIKTVAVYSDADRNALHVRYADEAVYIGAAPSNQSYLNGEKIIAACIQTGATAIHPGYGFLSENAAFARQVKDAGLVLIGPSPEAMEVMGNKLSAKAAALKYNIPMVPGTEEAITDVAEAKKRAIEVGFPILIKAAAGGGGKGMRIVEGDADFEEQMALAVSEATSAFGDGSVFIERYVSSPRHIEIQVLGDTHGNIVHLFERDCSVQRRHQKVIEEAPSKVLTLQIREQMGKCAVDVARSVNYTGAGTVEFIMDDALNFYFLEMNTRLQVEHPVTELITGIDLVKEQIRIARGEAISFKQEDLEIRGHAIELRVYAEDPANNFLPDIGTLQTYVTPKGAGVRVDDGFEQGMEIPIYYDPMIAKLITYGENRTEAIERMLRAIDEYQITGITTTLGFGKFVMQHEAFTSGNFDTHFVKKYFTPDVLDSDNKEEAEIAAIIMEQLLSEQKAVITSTPTAEISSWVKNRSGLQ, from the coding sequence ATGCAAAAGATACTGATTGCCAACCGCGGTGAAATAGCTTTAAGGGTAATGCGTTCAGCGCGCGAAATGGGTATAAAAACCGTTGCCGTATATTCTGATGCGGATAGGAACGCGCTGCATGTGCGTTATGCAGATGAGGCGGTTTATATAGGTGCGGCCCCATCAAACCAATCATACCTTAATGGCGAAAAAATTATTGCGGCCTGCATCCAGACGGGAGCAACCGCTATTCATCCGGGATATGGTTTTTTGAGCGAAAACGCAGCTTTTGCCCGGCAGGTGAAAGATGCAGGTTTGGTACTTATAGGCCCATCGCCGGAGGCTATGGAGGTAATGGGTAACAAGCTATCGGCCAAAGCGGCGGCCCTGAAATATAACATCCCTATGGTTCCCGGAACTGAGGAGGCTATTACCGATGTTGCCGAGGCAAAGAAACGCGCGATTGAAGTAGGTTTTCCTATACTCATCAAGGCTGCAGCAGGCGGCGGGGGCAAGGGCATGCGTATAGTTGAAGGCGACGCTGATTTTGAAGAACAAATGGCGCTTGCCGTATCAGAGGCAACATCGGCTTTTGGCGACGGATCTGTTTTTATTGAGCGGTACGTATCCTCACCGCGGCATATCGAAATACAGGTATTGGGTGATACGCATGGTAACATTGTGCATCTTTTTGAGCGCGATTGCTCTGTACAACGCCGCCACCAAAAGGTAATTGAAGAGGCACCCTCTAAAGTGCTTACGCTGCAAATCAGAGAGCAAATGGGCAAATGCGCGGTTGATGTGGCACGCTCTGTAAATTATACCGGCGCCGGTACGGTGGAGTTTATTATGGATGATGCCCTTAATTTTTATTTCCTAGAAATGAATACCCGCCTGCAGGTAGAACATCCGGTAACGGAACTTATAACCGGTATAGACCTGGTAAAGGAGCAGATACGCATTGCCCGGGGCGAGGCCATCAGCTTTAAGCAGGAAGACCTGGAAATACGTGGTCACGCCATTGAACTAAGAGTATATGCCGAAGATCCGGCCAATAACTTTTTACCAGATATTGGCACGCTGCAAACCTATGTTACACCCAAAGGGGCCGGCGTACGGGTTGATGATGGTTTTGAGCAGGGTATGGAAATACCTATTTACTATGACCCTATGATAGCCAAACTGATAACTTATGGTGAAAATCGTACTGAAGCTATTGAGCGTATGCTGCGTGCTATTGACGAGTATCAGATAACGGGTATAACTACAACATTGGGTTTTGGCAAATTTGTAATGCAGCATGAAGCTTTTACATCGGGTAATTTTGATACACATTTTGTAAAAAAATATTTTACGCCCGATGTGCTTGACTCCGATAATAAGGAAGAAGCTGAAATTGCGGCCATTATTATGGAACAATTACTTAGTGAGCAAAAGGCAGTAATAACTTCAACCCCAACCGCCGAAATAAGCAGCTGGGTAAAAAACCGGAGCGGGTTACAGTAA
- a CDS encoding AraC family transcriptional regulator, whose translation MIQNIPLYDICSLSDINQDDILISRFAPYLETHKNLFATHRHSFYHMVLFTAGSGAHTIDFESFEVKPGQIYFMVPGQVHSWAFDGFTDGYIINFSASFIQSFLLQHGYLDNFSFFSGNLADTVINLPQETFAAVKPLFEAILTEAALSATSAVDMVRLLMLQIFILVNRMSINPATGNNSSYNQTLLKSFKNLIEHHYSDIKLPKDYATLLYITPNHLNAVCKDIMGISAGELIRNRILLEAKRMLTNPKLSISEISLKLNFSDNSYFTKFFKKMEDITPEEFRKKITQDHGK comes from the coding sequence ATGATACAAAACATACCACTATATGATATCTGCTCATTATCTGACATCAATCAGGATGACATACTCATAAGCCGTTTTGCACCATATCTCGAAACACATAAAAATCTTTTCGCTACGCACAGGCATTCCTTTTATCATATGGTGCTTTTTACAGCCGGAAGTGGGGCTCACACTATTGATTTTGAAAGTTTTGAGGTTAAACCCGGGCAAATTTATTTTATGGTGCCCGGCCAGGTACATTCCTGGGCCTTTGATGGTTTTACCGATGGCTATATCATTAACTTTTCGGCGTCGTTTATACAGTCATTTCTGCTGCAGCATGGTTACCTGGATAATTTCTCATTTTTTAGCGGCAACCTGGCCGATACGGTGATTAATTTACCGCAAGAAACCTTTGCGGCTGTAAAACCCTTATTTGAAGCTATACTGACCGAAGCTGCATTATCTGCAACGTCTGCCGTCGATATGGTAAGGTTGCTGATGCTTCAAATATTTATACTGGTAAACCGGATGAGCATAAACCCTGCAACAGGTAATAATTCATCCTATAATCAAACCCTGCTTAAAAGCTTTAAAAACTTAATTGAACATCATTATTCCGACATTAAACTACCTAAAGATTATGCCACACTGTTATATATAACCCCAAATCACCTCAACGCGGTTTGTAAAGATATTATGGGCATTTCTGCTGGCGAGCTTATCCGTAACAGGATACTATTGGAAGCTAAGCGGATGCTCACCAATCCCAAACTGAGCATCAGCGAAATCTCCCTGAAATTAAACTTTAGCGACAACTCTTATTTTACCAAGTTTTTTAAAAAAATGGAAGACATTACCCCCGAAGAATTCAGAAAAAAAATAACTCAAGATCATGGAAAATAA
- a CDS encoding HAD family hydrolase, giving the protein MDTSLHHKFDSIIFDLDGTLWDSTANVALAWQAAVAKVDYIDEEMTVDRVRSITGMTYDAIFDKLFPTLDNAQRKEVQTLCGISELEILHTRGGELYPQLEETLKYLGTKYKLYIVSNCQSGYIEVFLDLNDMHPYFLGHQCFGTKGNPKADNIRDIVNDHELKAPVYVGDTMGDYTAAKQAGVPFIFASYGFGDVPEGMIATVNNFSELTELL; this is encoded by the coding sequence ATGGATACTTCACTACACCACAAATTCGACAGTATAATTTTTGATCTTGACGGCACCCTCTGGGACAGTACAGCCAACGTGGCGCTGGCCTGGCAGGCCGCAGTTGCCAAGGTTGATTATATCGATGAAGAAATGACTGTAGACCGCGTTAGGTCAATCACCGGCATGACCTATGATGCTATTTTTGATAAGCTTTTCCCAACACTTGATAACGCACAACGTAAAGAAGTGCAAACCCTTTGCGGCATAAGCGAGCTGGAAATATTACACACCAGGGGCGGTGAATTATATCCCCAGCTCGAAGAAACCTTAAAATATCTCGGCACAAAATATAAGCTATACATTGTGAGTAATTGCCAAAGCGGCTATATTGAAGTATTCTTAGATCTGAACGATATGCACCCTTACTTTTTAGGCCATCAGTGCTTTGGTACAAAGGGGAACCCTAAAGCTGATAACATCAGAGATATTGTTAATGATCATGAGCTTAAGGCCCCGGTTTATGTGGGCGATACCATGGGCGATTATACCGCTGCCAAACAGGCCGGCGTGCCATTCATTTTTGCAAGCTATGGCTTTGGCGATGTACCTGAAGGCATGATAGCCACCGTAAACAATTTCAGCGAATTGACAGAACTGCTTTAA
- a CDS encoding M56 family metallopeptidase encodes MPVLFVFLLKVNIALLLFCAGYYLVLRRLTFYTLNRIYLLTAILFASIYPLINLSSFLQRHEELARPVQQVAINWQVSANSLLIPLNEPDYWHWAEVIFWLGAYILAIRLAVQLFSLYKLYKSSKPAMINDHEVRIIDKDAAPFSFWQSIFVNPAKHAPADLEAILLHEQVHVNEWHTADILLAELSSILYWFNPGIWLMKKAIRENIEFITDRKILNKGIDSKKYQYSLVSVSFNNQQPGIVNHFNISTIKKRIIMMNAKRSSKLNLTRYAFLVPAVITLLFVFSISKADFAKPVRIKLVAAALPLTKIIDFNPDKKPDARPVTAVKHQKITHKAAASLRVASKPDTTKITTKKVLINDVPVETYINGKKGNIKSVDPDDITSIYVLSAEDATPFVDVKPALNNKVSIVITKNSPEGAALKKKIDQSKKSDKYANITTDQHIHTNASSSSSVTVNEAVPLTLTVDSVSNIHYRVSYAQPRTRVSADSTITISNVSVASIPAVKSKVAGISTKSHVIVKDLRIVPTSALSITPATGISINNGVITTGKNTNPLIIIDGNESSSADLKKLNPDKIDNMSVLKGSSITKKYGDKGKDGVILITTKK; translated from the coding sequence ATGCCAGTACTGTTTGTTTTTTTACTCAAAGTAAATATTGCCTTGCTACTGTTTTGCGCAGGCTATTACCTGGTACTTAGACGTCTTACTTTTTATACCTTAAACCGCATTTACCTGCTCACGGCTATATTGTTTGCCAGTATCTATCCGCTGATAAATCTTTCGTCATTTTTGCAGCGGCACGAAGAACTGGCCCGGCCTGTACAACAAGTAGCCATAAACTGGCAGGTATCGGCCAATAGCCTACTAATACCGCTTAATGAACCTGATTACTGGCATTGGGCCGAAGTTATTTTCTGGTTGGGTGCATATATATTGGCCATAAGGTTGGCTGTTCAGCTATTTTCCCTTTACAAGCTCTACAAAAGTTCAAAACCGGCCATGATTAATGATCACGAAGTAAGGATCATAGATAAAGACGCTGCCCCATTTTCGTTTTGGCAAAGCATTTTTGTAAATCCGGCAAAACATGCCCCAGCCGACCTCGAAGCCATATTGCTGCATGAACAGGTACACGTAAACGAGTGGCATACTGCCGATATATTACTGGCCGAGCTGAGCAGCATCCTTTATTGGTTTAATCCCGGTATCTGGCTCATGAAAAAGGCCATTCGCGAAAACATTGAATTTATAACCGACCGCAAGATACTGAATAAGGGTATTGACAGTAAAAAATATCAATACAGCCTGGTTTCGGTAAGCTTTAATAACCAGCAACCTGGTATAGTAAACCACTTTAATATATCAACCATTAAAAAACGCATTATCATGATGAACGCCAAACGATCTTCGAAACTAAACCTTACCCGTTACGCTTTCCTGGTACCTGCGGTAATTACCCTGCTGTTCGTATTCAGTATATCAAAAGCTGATTTTGCCAAACCTGTCAGGATAAAGCTGGTTGCAGCTGCTTTACCACTGACAAAGATCATCGATTTCAATCCCGACAAAAAACCTGATGCCAGGCCGGTAACCGCTGTTAAACATCAAAAAATTACCCACAAAGCTGCAGCATCTCTTCGGGTAGCGTCAAAGCCCGATACTACTAAAATTACGACAAAAAAAGTGCTAATAAATGATGTGCCTGTAGAAACCTACATTAACGGCAAAAAAGGAAACATAAAATCGGTAGATCCTGATGATATTACATCAATATATGTTTTATCTGCAGAGGATGCAACTCCCTTTGTTGATGTTAAACCTGCACTAAACAATAAAGTATCCATTGTTATTACAAAAAATTCACCCGAAGGGGCGGCGCTTAAGAAAAAAATAGATCAATCAAAAAAGAGCGATAAATATGCGAATATTACTACCGATCAACACATCCATACAAATGCCAGTAGCAGCAGTTCAGTTACCGTTAACGAGGCTGTTCCGCTAACATTGACTGTTGATTCTGTTTCGAATATTCATTATAGAGTCTCTTACGCCCAGCCTCGTACTCGCGTATCGGCAGATTCCACGATAACAATTTCCAACGTATCTGTTGCAAGTATTCCGGCGGTAAAAAGCAAAGTAGCAGGCATCTCTACTAAATCACATGTGATTGTTAAGGATCTGCGTATTGTCCCTACTTCTGCTCTATCCATTACACCGGCAACAGGTATTTCCATAAATAATGGTGTTATTACAACTGGTAAAAACACTAATCCTTTAATCATTATCGATGGTAATGAATCATCATCCGCTGATTTAAAGAAGCTGAATCCCGATAAAATTGATAATATGAGCGTATTAAAAGGCAGCAGTATCACCAAAAAATACGGAGATAAGGGAAAAGATGGAGTTATACTCATTACTACTAAAAAGTAA
- a CDS encoding c-type cytochrome encodes MPLNKKIVVTIGLLSVVVLGAMTSMTPKKVQDEGFKNLKVLPKNISNDNLHKVMEEWEHSLGVHCNFCHVRNEETKKMDWANDTKPEKAMARDMYKMMNKINQKYFHAKKDSLGMIMPAGVNCNTCHRGTAHPEVIVPGDQGPGGMPPGGQPAPEKKG; translated from the coding sequence ATGCCTTTAAACAAAAAAATTGTAGTTACAATTGGCTTATTATCTGTAGTGGTACTTGGTGCCATGACTTCTATGACCCCTAAAAAGGTTCAGGATGAAGGTTTCAAGAATTTGAAAGTATTACCTAAAAATATCTCAAACGATAATCTTCACAAGGTGATGGAAGAGTGGGAACACTCCTTGGGCGTACACTGCAACTTTTGCCACGTGCGAAACGAGGAGACAAAAAAGATGGATTGGGCAAACGATACCAAACCGGAAAAGGCAATGGCCCGCGATATGTATAAGATGATGAATAAGATCAACCAGAAATATTTTCACGCCAAAAAAGATTCATTGGGTATGATCATGCCTGCCGGTGTAAATTGCAATACCTGTCATCGCGGTACTGCTCACCCGGAGGTAATTGTACCTGGAGATCAAGGCCCTGGCGGTATGCCTCCGGGTGGCCAGCCAGCTCCTGAAAAAAAGGGGTAA